In Notolabrus celidotus isolate fNotCel1 chromosome 8, fNotCel1.pri, whole genome shotgun sequence, a genomic segment contains:
- the nsd1a gene encoding histone-lysine N-methyltransferase, H3 lysine-36 specific — protein sequence MNQSYRPAVRVGSVFGSGQPELRPHNGLGSTSFGNQCGIVRRGSDQPLALQPPSSSLKQPAVHGYNQLDRTHCYSPLRRLQDLNNVVSRSNSARDLHPNNHFHCASPISDDDEFEAPPVQLPLSPGDDDMESLEALQDVSRNGFSSHSPDSFDRCSPIPNGYLHFGSTLFDSSDIKDEDEEGEHSSSDELTPFHHSPKSSQDRTVSDCRTTCNSGGDKRTYKPTVFNLMSKTISELNPTLSPSALPGITMKDGWSLGEGSDSDGEGTSLVDPGLISPASTNSNSNSPKKKLLPAVKYLEGDLVWAKFNRRPWWPCHIACDQEQGTYTKMKVPSPRPCRMYFLETVGEVSERAWVPGTAVLPFEGGHQFEELPVLRRRGKQKEKDYKYSIPKSLLTAWKVSVAEAEYLLPNRQRNNKSAPSMSVNGEERVPSPVPTEKPQESPSVSVDPNQTPLLMKCPNKNELHLIKNSVTTESNKSKACKKKKKCLSDIFGHIVGGSKEGSTITNITDQFHTTARALKEEPKDSPYADLDSVPMLHRPKRTALSPTQDVDRVVLPKQGSTKAKTKLTEKANSITESCDSSCILTNKKTCKDTNSKQSFGSSNELSNSSNKKHSMTLLASSRLITRALRAEEETDTKDALAMSQNSTDAHTDDCPDNAPTNTPIKSEMSPHRESPGNASCSSNSSPPRRRARKPDKKRIHNGSLLKSKNLGSSLPCVSPVKIKVENSDPPSASPPSSLSPMEAFQDPKEVKFKSLVKEDSIDSESFQPDTNYKFSTFLMLLKDMHDTREKEGKPLILPPSPVLIREEPLVIPTGGDSLKGSQDGCTPRIKTESRQSKPTAPQNKAVKTKSRTKAIMTADTYHFEDFPMHSKTGASDKQRRKQKLPAKLKLGILDLSTDLADLAYGREFVGGHSDLADPGSAVPLDSYLQKNSRPVVAPKKRWQLRDEAAEYQGQGLTKASTEINGSYPVRESPDFDRGVERKAENRSHFSKTSSTAAEKKRLRKPTKRLLESTEDYEQIFTAKKKSMKHTSESSRLNIPGIATLHDVSATAGINTSASTSSPSSAEPAEAPSEPEQSPSHDGLAPVASSASPAATQPLLVTEAAEESDLPPESDTGSVPQERKRPRKLSHRVLECTIEEVSVSPTKRKEPKRNSAVTAEVKVSVKKTQVGFSKKVKPVPSTSSSPTAAAAACQNSEVKDRPGVLTPNRPPSPRGLKTPKQEVEMEACSTDEKQNAHTGTLTPKTEVLSVSVNDSFSSQVDVKGKIGATSLKENVCQVCERAGDLLLCEGHCYGAFHPQCIGLSAAPKGKFFCPECNTGAHSCFVCKESGNEVKRCIIPLCGKFYHADCILAYSATQPHNKGFRCPLHVCLSCHITNPLNACSSKGRLARCVRCPVAYHANDNCMAAGSLVLANNNFLCPNHFTPRKGCKNHEHINVSWCFVCSEGGSLLCCESCPAAFHQECLNIEMPQGSWFCNDCKAVKRPHIKDILWVKWGRYRWWPAEVCLAKDIPNNILRMKHDVGEFPVNFFGSKDFVWTYQARVFPYMEGDTHNIEKMGKGADAVYKKALTEAAERFKELQAEKEMRQLQENRKNDKKPPPYKHIKVNRLIGKVQVITADLSEIPRCNCKASDENPCSIDSECINRMLMYECHPQVCSAGERCQNQAFTKRQYTLVETFRTLSCGWGLRAVSDIKKGAFVSEYVGEVIDEEECRARIKHAQENDICNFYMLTLDKDRIIDAGPKGNLARFMNHSCQPNCETQKWTVNGDTRVGLFALQDIPKDVELKFNYNLECLGNGKTACKCGAPNCSGFLGVRPKNQPSAEKQKEGRRRVSMKKKTKQEVTKEREDECFSCGDGGQIVSCKKPGCPKVYHADCLNLAKRPAGRWECPWHQCDICGKEAASFCEMCPSSYCKEHREGTLFISKLDGKLSCSEHDPCGPDPLEPGEIREYVPDMTSMRPRTEATPVSLSLVSSSRRDGSSPITSSDGQAAAPKSGPPPRLYINTKTSTSSFIPSKRSLLGDRSEDEEFSTHMSPKDEREEGEVEEGEVCGLEVEDDEDDEDDDDDEEEEDDEDDEEAEEEEDEVEIVEDEDEQLYDGDQLEEHDEDEGGDVYDTWADYVDEDGDDGEVEGDDSEEWGRVEDDDK from the exons ATGAATCAGTCGTACAGACCGGCTGTTAGGGTAGGTTCAGTGTTTGGCTCAGGCCAGCCTGAGCTAAGGCCCCACAACGGTCTTGGGAGCACTTCCTTCGGAAACCAGTGTGGCATCGTGAGGCGAGGGTCAGACCAGCCCTTAGCTTTAcaacccccgtcctccagcctCAAACAGCCAGCTGTACATGGATACAACCAGCTGGACCGAACCCACTGCTACAGCCCGCTGAGAAGGCTGCAGGATCTGAACAATGTGGTCAGCAGGTCCAATTCAGCGAGGGACCTCCATCCCAACAACCACTTCCACTGTGCAAGCCCcatcagtgatgatgatgagtttGAGGCACCGCCAGTCCAGCTGCCTCTCTCTCCAGGAGATGACGACATGGAGTCTTTGGAGGCGCTTCAGGACGTGAGCAGAAATGGCTTCTCCTCTCACAGTCCTGACAGCTTTGATCGCTGTTCTCCCATCCCCAATGGCTACCTGCATTTTGGGTCCACGCTGTTTGACAGCAGTGACATtaaggatgaggatgaggagggggaGCACAGTAGCAGCGATGAGCTGACACCTTTTCACCACTCCCCAAAGTCGAGTCAGGACCGAACTGTTTCTGATTGCAGAACTACATGCAACTCAGGGGGGGATAAAAGAACGTACAAACCTACTGTGTTCAATCTGATGTCCAAAACTATATCTGAACTCAACCCTACACTAAGCCCCAGTGCACTGCCCGGCATCACTATGAAAGATGGGTGGAGTCTGGGTGAGGGATCAGACAGTGATGGGGAAGGTACTTCACTGGTTGACCCTGGGCTTATTTCACCAGCCAGCACCAACTCTAAT TCCAACAGCCCAAAGAAAAAGCTTCTTCCTGCTGTGAAATACTTAGAGGGGGACCTGGTGTGGGCTAAATTCAACAGACGGCCCTGGTGGCCCTGCCATATTGCATGTGACCAGGAGCAGGGGACCTACACTAAGATGAAAG ttcccAGTCCTCGTCCTTGTCGGATGTATTTTCTGGAGACGGTAGGGGAGGTTTCAGAAAGGGCCTGGGTCCCAGGGACTGCCGTTCTTCCTTTTGAAGGAGGCCATCAGTTTGAAGAGCTTCCTGTGCTCAGACGGAGAGgaaagcagaaagagaaagactaCAAATATTCG ATACCCAAAAGTTTACTGACAGCGTGGAAAGTTAGTGTGGCAGAAGCTGAGTATCTACTCCCAAACCGACAAAGGAATAATAAAAGTGCTCCTTCAATGTCTGTCAATGGAGAGGAGCGGGTGCCCAGCCCAGTCCCTACTGAAAAGCCACAAGAgtctccttctgtctctgtgGATCCAAATCAAACTCCATTACTCATGAAGTGCCCCAACAAAAATGAGCTTCATCTCATCAAAAACTCTGTCACAACTGAATCCAACAAGAGCAAAGCctgtaagaagaaaaagaaatgtttatcAGACATATTTGGCCATATAGTTGGAGGATCAAAAGAGGGCTCTACCATTACAAACATTACTGATCAGTTTCATACGACAGCTCGGGCACTGAAAGAAGAGCCAAAGGACTCACCGTATGCAGACCTGGATTCAGTTCCCATGCTGCATCGTCCTAAACGAACAGCTTTGTCTCCAACACAGGATGTAGACAGAGTGGTCCTTCCAAAACAGGGTTCAACAAAAGCTAAAACAAAGTTGACTGAAAAAGCAAACAGCATCACTGAGTCGTGTGATTCCTCTTGtattttaacaaataaaaaaacatgtaaagatACAAACTCTAAACAGAGTTTTGGCAGCTCTAATGAATTGTCGAACAGTTCAAATAAAAAGCACTCTATGACTCTTCTCGCCAGCAGTCGTCTGATCACGAGGGCtctgagagcagaggaagagacgGATACTAAAGATGCACTGGCAATGAGCCAAAACTCAACAGATGCCCACACTGATGATTGTCCTGATAATGCACCTACTAATACACCCATCAAATCTGAAATGTCTCCTCACCGGGAGTCCCCTGGCAATGCATCATGTTCCTCAAACTCCAGCCCTCCAAGGCGGCGTGCAAGGAAGCCCGATAAGAAGCGTATTCACAACGGCTCATTGTTAAAGTCTAAGAATTTAGGCTCAAGTTTACCCTGTGTGTCCCCTGTCAAGATTAAGGTAGAAAACTCAGATCCACCTTCTGCTTCTCCACCCTCTTCTCTGTCTCCGATGGAGGCTTTCCAGGATCCCAAGGAAGTAAAGTTTAAATCTCTGGTGAAGGAGGACAGCATTGACTCTGAGTCATTTCAACCTGACACCAATTATAAATTCAGTACTTTCCTCATGCTTCTAAAAGACATGCATGATACCAGAGAAAAAGAAGGTAAACCCCTCATTCTCCCACCATCCCCAGTCTTGATCAGAGAGGAACCTCTGGTCATCCCTACAGGAGGAGACTCACTGAAGGGCTCTCAGGATGGTTGTACTCCAAGGATCAAAACTGAGAGCCGGCAGTCCAAACCAACAGCACCCCAAAACAAAGCTGTGAAGACCAAGAGTAGGACTAAAGCTATCATGACAGCTGACACCTACCACTTTGAAGACTTTCCTATGCACTCAAAGACTGGGGCTTCGGACAAGCAGCGTAGAAAACAGAAACTTCCTGCCAAACTTAAACTCGGTATACTGGACCTTTCTACGGACCTGGCTGATTTAGCTTATGGCAGGGAGTTTGTTGGTGGCCACTCTGACTTAGCTGATCCTGGGTCTGCCGTGCCCTTGGACAGCTACCTCCAGAAGAACTCAAGACCCGTAGTGGCTCCAAAGAAACGCTGGCAGCTGCGGGATGAGGCTGCTGAGTATCAGGGTCAAGGTTTGACTAAGGCTTCAACTGAGATTAATGGCTCTTACCCTGTGAGGGAATCACCAGATTTCGATCGAGGGGTTGAGAGGAAGGCAGAAAATCGCTCCCACTTCTCAAAGACGAGCAGCACGGCGGCGG AGAAAAAACGCCTCCGGAAGCCAACGAAAAGGCTCCTTGAGTCAACTGAGGACTATGAACAAATATTTACTGcaaaaaagaaatcaatgaaGCACACCTCAGAATCTTCTAGATTG AATATCCCAGGGATAGCCACACTCCATGATGTCAGCGCCACAGCAGGAATAAATACCTCAGCCTCAACCTCATCCCCGTCTTCTGCTGAGCCCGCCGAGGCTCCATCAGAGCCGGAACAGAGCCCATCTCATGATGGGCTTGCTCCCGTAGCATCCTCAGCTTCTCCAGCCGCAACACAACCCTTGCTTGTCACTGAGGCAGCAGAAGAAAGTGATCTACCTCCTGAATCTG ACACAGGGTCAGTTccacaagaaagaaaaaggccCAGGAAGCTGTCGCACAGGGTGCTGGAGTGTACCATAGAGGAAGTATCTGTCAGTCCTACAAAGAGGAAGGAGCCAAAGCGAAACAGTGCAGTTACTGCAGAGGTGAAGGTGTCAGTCAAGAAAACTCAG GTTGGATTTTCAAAGAAAGTGAAACCAGTACCCAGCACATCCTCATcccccactgctgctgctgctgcctgccagAACTCGGAAGTCAAAGATCGCCCTGGGGTCCTCACTCCAAACAGACCTCCTAGCCCCCGAGGATTGAAGACTCCCAAGcaggaggtggagatggaggCCTGTAGCACTGATGAGAAACAAAATGCACACACTGGAACACTAACACCAAAAACTGAG GTGCTATCTGTTAGTGTGAATGACAGCTTCTCTTCCCAAGTGGATGTGAAAGGGAAAATAGGTGCTACAAGCTTGAAGGAGAATGTCTGTCAG gtgtGTGAAAGGGCAGgagacctgctgctgtgtgaggGACACTGCTACGGAGCCTTTCACCCGCAGTGTATCGGCCTATCAGCTGCTCCAAAGGGAAAATTCTTCTGTCCTGAATGCAACACTG GTGCAcactcatgctttgtgtgtAAGGAGTCTGGTAATGAGGTTAAGCGCTGCATCATACCACTGTGCGGGAAGTTCTATCATGCTGACTGTATACTGGCGTACTCGGCTACGCAGCCTCATAACAAAGGCTTCCGCTGCCCCCTGCACGTGTGTCTGTCCTGCCACATCACAAACCCTCTCAATGCCTGCAGCTCCAAAG GTCGGTTGGCTCGATGTGTTCGCTGCCCCGTCGCCTATCATGCAAACGATAACTGCATGGCAGCAGGCAGCTTGGTGCTAGCCAATAACAACTTCCTCTGTCCAAACCACTTCACGCCACGGAAAGGCTGCAAGAACCACGAACACATCAACGTCAGCTGGTGCTTTGTCTGCTCTGAAG GGGGCAGTCTACTGTGCTGTGaatcctgtcctgctgcttTCCATCAGGAGTGTTTGAACATTGAGATGCCTCAGGGCAGCTGGTTCTGCAATGACTGCAAAGCAGTAAAAAGGCCTCATATTAAGGACATACTTTGGGTCAAATGGGGACGTTACAG GTGGTGGCCCGCCGAAGTCTGTCTGGCCAAAGACATCCCAAATAACATCTTGAGGATGAAACACGACGTGGGCGAGTTTCCAGTGAATTTTTTTGGCTCCAAAGATTTTGTGTGGACGTACCAGGCCAGAGTGTTCCCCTACATGGAGGGTGACACGCACAACATAGAGAAGATGGGGAAGGGTGCTGATGCAGTGTACAAAAAGG CCCTGACAGAAGCAGCCGAGCGGTTCAAAGAGCTTCAGGCAGAAAAAGAGATGAGGCAGCTTCAGGAGAACAGAAAGAACGACAAGAAACCTCCTCCATACAAACACATTAAG gtgAACCGGCTGATAGGAAAGGTGCAGGTCATAACTGCTGACCTATCTGAGATCCCACGCTGTAACTGTAAAGCATCCGACGAGAACCCATGTAGCATCGACTCTGAGTGCATAAACCGCATGCTGATGTACGAGTGCCACCCTCAGGTGTGCTCGGCAGGGGAGCGCTGTCAGAACCAGGCCTTCACGAAGCGACAGTACACCCTTGTGGAGACTTTCAGGACGCTGTCATGTGGCTGGGGTTTACGTGCTGTGTCAGATATAAAGAAG GGAGCCTTTGTGAGTGAATATGTTGGAGAGGTGATCGATGAAGAAGAATGTCGAGCTCGGATCAAACACGCCCAGGAGAACGACATCTGTAACTTCTACATGCTCACACTGGACAAG GACCGGATCATTGATGCCGGGCCCAAGGGGAACCTGGCTCGCTTCATGAACCACAGCTGTCAGCCAAACTGTGAGACTCAGAAGTGGACTGTGAACGGGGACACCAGGGTGGGGCTTTTTGCTCTACAAGACATCCCAAAAG ATGTGGAGCTGAAGTTCAACTACAACCTGGAGTGTCTCGGAAATGGCAAAACTGCCTGTAAATGTGGAGCACCGAACTGCAGCGGTTTCCTGGGTGTACGGCCAAAA aACCAGCCAtcagctgagaaacagaaggaagggaggagaagagtttccatgaagaagaagacaaagcagGAAGTGACaaaggagagggaggatgagTGCTTCAGCTGTGGAGACGGAGGCCAGATAGTTTCCTGTAAGAAGCCGGGCTGTCCCAAGGTCTATCACGCTGACTGTCTCAACCTGGCCAAGAGGCCTGCAG GGCGGTGGGAGTGTCCATGGCACCAGTGTGACATTTGTGGAAAAGAGGCAGCGTCATTCTGTGAGATGTGTCCCAGCTCATACTGTAAAGAGCATCGAGAAGGAACGCTCTTCATCTCCAAACTTGACGGCAAGCTGTCCTGCAGCGAGCATGACCCCTGTGGGCCTGACCCACTAGAGCCGGGGGAGATCCGTGAATATGTTCCCGACATGACCTCCATGAGGCCCAGGACTGAAGCTacgcctgtctctctctcattggTCTCCAGCTCCAGAAGAGATGGTTCTTCCCCAATCACCTCGTCTGATGGTCAGGCTGCTGCCCCCAAGTCgggtcctcctcctcgtctttaCATCAACACAAAGACTTCTACCTCCAGCTTCATCCCCTCAAAGAGGAGTCTGCTCGGAGACAGGTCTGAGGACGAAGAGTTCTCCACTCACATGTCCCCTAAAGACGAACGAGAGGAAGGCGAGGTTGAAGAGGGAGAGGTGTGTGGGTTGGAGGTtgaagatgatgaggatgatgaggatgatgatgatgatgaagaggaggaggatgatgaagacgatgaagaagcagaggaggaagaggatgaagtgGAGATTGTGGAGGATGAGGACGAGCAGCTGTATGACGGCGACCAGTTGGAGGAACATGATGAGGACGAAGGAGGGGATGTGTATGACACTTGGGCTGATTATGTGGATGAAGACGGtgatgatggagaggtggaggggGATGACTCAGAGGAGTGGGGGAGAGTGGAGGATGATGACAAGTGA
- the slu7 gene encoding pre-mRNA-splicing factor SLU7: MTEQPAATVSSEGIVGLDEPKKMTREDWRKKKELEEQRKLGNAPAEVDEEGKDINPHIPQYISSVPWYIDPSKRPTLKHQRPQDETELPYSSVGEWYKRGVQENNVTTKFRKGACENCGAMTHKKKDCLERPRKVGAKFTGTGIAPDEHAQVLLDLDYDGKRDRWNGYDPEEHQRIVEEYAKVDLAKRTLKAQKLQDELASGKLDTSEREHDSEDEDEDKYADDIDMPGQNFDSKRRITVRNLRIREDTAKYLRNLDPNSAYYDPKTRAMRENPYSNTGMNPDEVGYAGDNFARYSGDTITMATTQLFAWEAYERGSEVHLQADPTKLELLHKSFKVKKEDFKETQRDSILEKYGGEEHLDAPPRELLLAQTEDYVEYSRHGAVLKGLEKAVARSKYEEDVLINNHTCIWGSYWIDGFWGYKCCHSMVKQSYCTGEVGVGINNTDCVPFEEGLIEEQEEEEPKSLLEMHLDKMKEKKKKKKSKKNKKHHSDSESEDEEKKKEKLKKALEAEDKRVKHIEAIMQLDERKRPYASLTEVKAPTEEEMEAFRMKRCRPDDPMASFLGQ, from the exons ATGACCGAGCAGCCCGCCGCCACTGTGAGCTCGGAGGGGATCGTGGGCCTGGATGAGCCCAAGAAGATGACCCGGGAGgactggaggaagaagaaggagttggaggagcagaggaagctGGGAAACGCTCCAGCTGAGGTGGACGAGGAGGGAAA GGACATTAACCCTCACATCCCACAGTACATTTCATCAGTGCCATGGTACATCGACCCATCCAAAAGGCCAACATTAAAGCATCAGAGACCACAAGATGAGACTGAGCTACCATACTCATCTGTTGGAGAGTGGTACAAAAGAGGAGTGCAAGAG AATAATGTCACGACTAAATTTCGAAAGGGAGCTTGTGAAAACTGCGGTGCCATGACGCATAAGAAGAAGGACTGCCTGGAG CGACCAAGAAAAGTTGGGGCAAAGTTCACAGGCACAGGCATAGCTCCAGATGAACACGCTCAGGTACTGCTCGACTTGGACTATGATGGGAAGCGGGACCGCTGGAACGGGTATGATCCTGAGGAACATCAGCGCATTGTGGAAGAGTACGCCAAAGTAGATCTG GCCAAAAGGACTCTGAAGGCACAAAAGCTCCAGGATGAGCTGGCCTCTGGAAAACTGGACACAAGT GAGCGGGAACATGAcagtgaggatgaggatgaagataaATATGCGGACGACATCGACATGCCTGGCCAGAACTTCGACTCGAAGAGACGAATCACTGTCAGGAATCTACGTATCAGAGAAGATACAGCCAAA taCTTGAGGAATTTGGATCCAAACTCGGCATACTACGATCCAAAGACTCGAGCTATGAGAGAGAACCCGTACTCCAACACTGGCATGAACCCTGATGA AGTTGGGTATGCTGGAGACAACTTTGCTCGCTATTCTGGGGACACAATCACTATGGCTACAACACAAT TATTTGCCTGGGAGGCCTATGAGAGAGGCTCTGAGGTGCATCTGCAGGCTGACCCCACCAAGCTGGAGCTGCTGCACAAGTCCTTTAAGGTCAAGAAGGAAGACTtcaaagagacacagagggacagCATCCTGGAGAAG TACGGAGGTGAAGAGCACTTGGATGCACCACCCCGGGAGCTGCTCTTGGCTCAGACAGAGGACTATGTGGAGTACTCTCGACACGGTGCTGTGCTGAAGGGGCTCGAGAAGGCCGTGGCTCGTTCCAAGTATGAGGAGGACGTGCTCATCAACAACCACACG TGTATTTGGGGCTCTTACTGGATTGACGGCTTCTGGGGATACAAGTGTTGTCACTCCATGGTCAAACAAAGTTACTGCACAGGAGAGGTTGGAGTTGGAATT AACAATACAGACTGTGTCCCATTTGAAGAGGGGCTAATCgaggaacaggaggaagaagagccAAAGTCTCTGCTGGAG ATGCATCTAGATaaaatgaaggagaagaagaagaaaaagaagagtaaAAAGAACAAGAAGCACCACTCTGACAGTGAGTCAGAAGAcgaggagaagaaaaaggagaagctgaagaag GCGCTGGAAGCTGAGGACAAGAGGGTGAAGCACATAGAGGCCATAATGCAGCTGGATGAGAGGAAGAGGCCATACGCCAGCCTGACGGAAGTGAAGGCGCCCactgaggaggagatggaggcttTCAGAATGAAACGCTGCCGGCCAGATGATCCCATGGCCTCTTTCCTGGGACAGTGA